The following are encoded in a window of Methylocystis rosea genomic DNA:
- a CDS encoding DUF6156 family protein — protein MMSEINEAPNEEECRYFLSYSGVRLPLKLLGPLEASELKNRNTYFRATYDAEGRIVSCEKLVYGEVELRHDYAYDAGGALARARIAMGEDVSEIDCGADGVPLRS, from the coding sequence ATGATGTCGGAGATTAATGAAGCGCCTAATGAAGAAGAATGCCGGTATTTTCTTTCCTATTCCGGGGTTCGGTTGCCATTGAAGCTCCTGGGACCGCTCGAGGCGAGCGAGCTTAAGAACCGCAACACGTATTTTCGCGCGACTTATGACGCCGAGGGCAGGATCGTCAGTTGCGAGAAGCTCGTTTATGGCGAAGTGGAGCTGCGCCACGATTACGCCTATGACGCCGGCGGCGCGCTGGCGCGCGCCCGCATCGCCATGGGCGAGGACGTTTCCGAGATTGACTGCGGCGCTGACGGCGTCCCGCTGCGCAGTTGA
- a CDS encoding phosphoserine transaminase translates to MAAADKMAKPAAKPANPCFSSGPCAKRPGWALANLAGAALGRSHRSKAGKEKLAQAIALTREILRVPADYRIGIVPASDTGAVEIALWSLLGPRGVDVVAWESFSKDWVNDVLNQLKIEKARSLAAPYGELPDLTQIDFDNDVVFAWNGTTSGVRAPNADFIPADRKGLTICDATSAAFAQPLDFAKLDVTTYSWQKVLGGEAAHGMLILSPRAVERLESYAPPWPMPKIFRLTKKGKLNEGIFQGETINTPSLLAVEDYLDALSWAQSVGGLEALFARSNANAQAVGDWVERTPWIDFLAKDPATRSNTSVCLIFSAASAAPDADVQAALAKKMAAMIESEGAGYDFGAYRDAPPGFRIWCGATVETADVALLTKWLDWAYAQACADAAQAG, encoded by the coding sequence ATGGCCGCCGCCGACAAAATGGCGAAACCCGCCGCCAAACCGGCCAATCCCTGCTTTTCTTCCGGCCCCTGCGCCAAGCGCCCGGGATGGGCGCTGGCAAATCTCGCGGGGGCGGCGCTCGGCCGTTCCCATCGCTCGAAGGCCGGCAAGGAGAAGCTGGCGCAGGCCATCGCGCTGACGCGGGAGATCCTGCGTGTTCCCGCCGATTACCGCATCGGCATCGTGCCAGCCTCCGACACCGGCGCCGTGGAGATCGCGCTCTGGTCGCTTCTCGGCCCCAGGGGCGTCGATGTCGTCGCTTGGGAGAGCTTCTCGAAAGACTGGGTCAATGATGTCCTGAACCAGTTGAAGATCGAAAAGGCGCGAAGCCTCGCCGCGCCCTATGGCGAATTGCCCGATCTCACGCAGATCGACTTCGACAATGACGTGGTTTTCGCCTGGAACGGGACGACGTCGGGCGTGCGCGCGCCGAACGCCGATTTCATTCCGGCGGATCGCAAGGGCCTGACGATTTGCGACGCGACGTCGGCGGCCTTCGCGCAACCGCTCGACTTCGCCAAGCTCGATGTGACGACCTACAGCTGGCAAAAGGTTCTCGGCGGCGAGGCCGCGCATGGCATGCTGATTCTCTCGCCGCGCGCGGTCGAGCGCCTCGAGAGCTATGCGCCGCCCTGGCCGATGCCCAAAATTTTCCGGCTGACCAAAAAAGGCAAGCTGAACGAGGGAATTTTCCAGGGCGAGACGATCAACACGCCCTCGCTTCTCGCGGTCGAAGATTATCTCGACGCATTGTCCTGGGCGCAATCGGTCGGCGGGCTTGAGGCGCTGTTCGCGCGCTCGAACGCCAATGCGCAGGCGGTTGGCGACTGGGTTGAAAGGACGCCCTGGATCGATTTCCTCGCCAAGGACCCCGCGACCCGCTCAAACACCAGCGTCTGCCTCATCTTCTCCGCCGCGAGCGCCGCGCCAGACGCAGACGTGCAGGCGGCGCTCGCCAAGAAGATGGCGGCGATGATTGAAAGCGAGGGCGCCGGCTATGATTTCGGCGCGTATCGCGACGCGCCGCCGGGCTTTCGCATCTGGTGCGGCGCGACGGTGGAAACCGCCGACGTGGCGCTGCTGACCAAATGGCTCGACTGGGCCTATGCGCAAGCTTGCGCCGACGCCGCGCAAGCGGGGTAA
- a CDS encoding type II toxin-antitoxin system VapC family toxin, whose amino-acid sequence MFCLDTNVIIGVMTRRAPHLDERLRAELLYGSRLLVPAPVLSELRYGAAKSVAPERNHARLDDFLSAISEIATFDADDARAAGDIRAYLEGHGKPIGPYDVLIAAQARRRGAVLVTANRREFDRVPGLMVTDWNDR is encoded by the coding sequence ATGTTTTGTCTCGATACGAATGTGATCATAGGCGTAATGACTCGGCGCGCGCCTCACCTCGACGAGCGGCTGAGAGCTGAGCTGCTTTACGGATCGCGCTTGCTCGTCCCCGCGCCGGTCCTTTCCGAGCTTCGCTACGGCGCAGCGAAAAGCGTGGCGCCCGAGAGGAATCATGCGCGACTCGACGACTTCCTCTCGGCCATATCCGAAATCGCGACTTTCGACGCTGATGACGCGCGCGCCGCAGGCGACATTCGCGCTTATCTTGAAGGTCATGGAAAACCGATCGGCCCTTATGACGTTTTGATCGCCGCACAGGCGCGCCGGCGCGGCGCCGTTCTCGTCACCGCTAACCGCCGCGAGTTCGACCGCGTGCCGGGCCTGATGGTGACGGACTGGAACGATCGATGA
- a CDS encoding antitoxin, producing the protein MTATAKLFKHGRSQAVRLPKEFRMPGSEVRVSKVGDKIILEPLEKPPFDVEAWRAKLDTYLDVDFPEVPAEPPLEPDDEVTFD; encoded by the coding sequence ATGACCGCCACCGCGAAATTATTCAAGCATGGCCGCAGCCAAGCCGTTCGGCTTCCCAAGGAATTTCGGATGCCGGGCTCCGAGGTGCGCGTCAGCAAAGTCGGCGACAAGATCATTTTGGAGCCGTTGGAAAAGCCGCCCTTCGACGTCGAGGCGTGGCGTGCAAAGCTCGACACCTATCTCGACGTGGACTTTCCGGAGGTCCCGGCCGAACCTCCGCTCGAACCCGATGACGAAGTCACTTTCGATTGA
- the serA gene encoding phosphoglycerate dehydrogenase, which produces MPPRVLISDSLSPAAAQIFRLRGLDVDFEPTLGKDKDKLAAAIADYDGLAIRSATKVTADIFARAPRLKVVGRAGIGVDNVDVAAATARGVIVMNTPFGNSITTAEHAIALMFALAREIPAADASTQAGKWEKNRFMGVEITGKTLGVVGCGNVGANVAERALGLKMRVIAFDPYLTQERASELGVEKVDLDELLARADFITLHTPLTPQTKNILSAENLAKTCKGVRIINCARGGLVDEEALRKALDDGHVAGAAFDVFAQEPATENPLFGHPHVVCTPHLGASTSEAQEKVALQIAEQMADYLTRGAIANAVNFPSISAEEAPRLKPFVELAEKLGLFVGQVAVAGVDTLSIVYEGAVALQKTRPISAAAISGLLRPILEDVNPVSAPILAKERGLAIEEITREAQGDYESLVTLSAHTAQGEICVSGTVFHDGKPRIVGIGDIGVDAEFAPSMIYLTNEDRPGFIGRFAGVLGEAEVNIATFALGRDRPGGGAVALVAIDGELPQQALTALKSLPGVKQATTLRF; this is translated from the coding sequence ATGCCGCCGCGCGTTCTCATCTCAGATTCTCTTTCGCCGGCCGCCGCACAGATTTTCCGCCTGCGCGGCCTCGACGTCGATTTCGAACCGACGCTGGGAAAGGACAAGGACAAGCTTGCCGCCGCGATCGCCGACTATGACGGACTCGCGATCCGTTCGGCGACGAAGGTGACCGCCGACATCTTTGCGCGGGCGCCGCGGCTCAAGGTCGTCGGCCGCGCCGGCATCGGCGTCGACAATGTCGATGTCGCCGCCGCCACCGCGCGCGGCGTCATCGTCATGAACACGCCCTTCGGCAATTCCATCACCACCGCCGAACACGCGATCGCGCTGATGTTCGCCTTGGCGCGCGAAATTCCCGCCGCCGACGCCTCGACCCAGGCCGGCAAATGGGAAAAGAACCGCTTCATGGGCGTCGAGATCACCGGCAAGACGCTTGGCGTCGTCGGATGCGGCAATGTCGGCGCGAATGTCGCCGAACGCGCGCTCGGCCTGAAGATGCGCGTGATCGCCTTCGATCCTTACCTCACCCAAGAGCGCGCCAGCGAGCTTGGCGTGGAAAAAGTAGACCTCGACGAGCTCTTGGCGAGAGCCGACTTCATCACGTTGCATACGCCGCTCACGCCGCAGACGAAGAATATCCTCTCGGCGGAAAACCTCGCCAAGACATGCAAGGGCGTGCGCATCATCAATTGCGCGCGCGGCGGGCTGGTCGACGAAGAGGCGCTGCGCAAGGCTCTCGACGACGGCCATGTCGCCGGCGCCGCCTTCGACGTGTTCGCGCAGGAGCCCGCGACCGAAAACCCATTGTTCGGGCATCCGCACGTCGTCTGCACGCCGCACCTCGGCGCCTCGACGAGCGAGGCGCAGGAGAAAGTCGCGCTGCAGATCGCCGAGCAGATGGCGGATTATCTCACCAGAGGCGCAATCGCCAACGCGGTGAATTTTCCCTCGATCAGCGCCGAAGAGGCCCCGCGGCTGAAACCCTTCGTCGAGCTCGCCGAGAAGCTCGGTCTCTTCGTGGGTCAGGTCGCCGTCGCCGGCGTCGACACATTGTCGATCGTCTACGAAGGCGCCGTCGCGTTGCAGAAGACGCGGCCAATCTCGGCGGCTGCGATCTCCGGGTTGCTTCGACCCATTCTCGAAGACGTCAATCCGGTATCGGCGCCGATTCTCGCCAAGGAGCGCGGCCTGGCCATTGAGGAAATCACCCGCGAGGCGCAAGGCGACTATGAATCCCTTGTCACGCTCAGCGCACATACCGCGCAGGGCGAAATTTGCGTTTCGGGCACGGTTTTCCACGACGGCAAGCCGCGCATTGTCGGCATCGGCGACATCGGCGTCGACGCCGAATTCGCGCCGTCGATGATCTATCTGACGAATGAAGACAGGCCTGGATTCATTGGCAGATTCGCCGGCGTGCTCGGCGAGGCCGAGGTTAATATCGCCACGTTCGCGCTAGGCCGCGACAGGCCTGGCGGCGGCGCGGTCGCGCTCGTCGCCATCGACGGCGAACTGCCGCAGCAGGCGCTCACCGCCCTGAAAAGCCTGCCGGGCGTCAAGCAGGCAACGACGCTCAGATTCTGA
- a CDS encoding L,D-transpeptidase, whose protein sequence is MRRLAFALICAFGALGALSSPASARGPAPQPAPAPVVDPFTALFGGGSFAPQTSDGRPQAVAVPREVVAFDARYAPGTVIIATNERRLYYVLGNGQAIRYGVGVGRPGFEWAGTRFVAHKREWPDWTPPAQMLRRRPDLPRHMEGGVNNPLGARAMYLSGTLYRIHGSNEPWTIGQAVSSGCIRMTNDDVVDLYNRVKVGTRVVVTR, encoded by the coding sequence ATGCGGCGTCTTGCTTTTGCACTGATTTGCGCATTCGGCGCGCTCGGCGCCCTTTCGTCTCCGGCATCCGCGCGCGGCCCTGCGCCGCAACCAGCGCCGGCGCCCGTCGTCGACCCTTTCACCGCGCTATTCGGCGGCGGCTCCTTCGCACCGCAAACCAGCGACGGCCGTCCGCAGGCGGTCGCCGTTCCGCGCGAGGTCGTCGCCTTCGACGCCAGATATGCGCCCGGCACCGTGATCATCGCCACCAATGAACGTCGACTCTATTATGTGCTCGGCAACGGCCAGGCGATCCGCTACGGCGTCGGCGTCGGCCGCCCCGGCTTCGAATGGGCCGGCACCCGCTTCGTCGCTCATAAGCGCGAGTGGCCCGATTGGACGCCGCCGGCGCAAATGCTGCGCCGCCGCCCCGACCTGCCGCGGCACATGGAGGGCGGCGTTAACAATCCGCTCGGCGCGCGCGCCATGTATCTCTCCGGCACGCTGTACCGCATCCACGGCTCCAACGAGCCCTGGACCATCGGCCAGGCCGTGTCGTCGGGCTGCATCCGGATGACCAATGACGACGTGGTCGACCTCTACAACCGCGTCAAGGTCGGCACCCGCGTGGTCGTGACCCGATAA
- a CDS encoding gamma-butyrobetaine hydroxylase-like domain-containing protein: protein MGQEPWPTELRLSEGGRMLNVSFDDGAQFALSAELLRTQSPSAEVQGHSAKERKTVGGKRNVAIIAVAPVGNYAVRLDFDDMHRTGIYTWRYLRELGEKAPARFSSYLEELAAKGLDRDRPGEK, encoded by the coding sequence ATGGGGCAGGAGCCCTGGCCGACCGAACTGCGCCTCTCGGAAGGCGGACGGATGCTGAACGTCTCCTTCGACGACGGCGCGCAATTCGCGCTCAGCGCCGAGCTGTTGCGCACGCAGAGTCCGAGCGCGGAAGTGCAAGGCCATTCTGCGAAGGAGCGCAAGACCGTCGGCGGCAAGCGCAATGTCGCGATCATCGCGGTCGCGCCGGTCGGCAATTATGCCGTGCGGCTCGACTTCGACGACATGCATCGCACCGGGATCTACACGTGGCGATACCTGCGCGAGCTTGGCGAGAAGGCGCCGGCGCGGTTCTCGTCCTATCTCGAAGAGCTTGCAGCGAAGGGGCTGGATCGCGACCGGCCTGGAGAAAAATAA
- a CDS encoding extracellular solute-binding protein: MLRAGHAVGRMIGAARLAALIHVIAVLPPVSALAENPLQGPVTHGLALYGDPALRKDFDHLPYANPEAPKGGRLRLGQRGGFASLNPFNARFGDAPQLIIGNVLQSLMVRSQDEPYSFYPLIAESVEIDEAREHVTFHIDPRARFSDKTPILASDVLFSFELLKSKGRPNHRAIFALVKSAVALDDHTVRFDLTGVKDREAPLILAAMPVLSKRTTKVERFDDLDMTIPLGSGPYVISEAKAGARLVLRRDPDYWARDIPSQRGLYNFDEIDIDYYRDGAALFEALKAGLLDYREETSAARWSTGYDFPAVRNGAIVKETLRPGRPTGMEGFVFNLRKGIFRDVRLREAIAMMYDFDWINANFYSGLYVRTESYFGESDYSSIGRPASAAERALLSKFPGAVRDDVLEGRWRPVQHDGSGRDRTVAKRAQALLAEAGYGVVDGRLEKNGVPLVFEIMIRDRDEERLALNFAAALKRIGIEANPRVYDEVQYQRRRQRFEYDMMIGQWLAYAVPGQEQMHRWSAASLDKEDSLNLAGAASPALDAAIDALLASRMKADSISAARALDRVLLSGFYFVPLQHVNAIWCAHSAAIRHPAHTPLFPMFPYGFTLENWWSEKARPR; the protein is encoded by the coding sequence ATGCTTCGCGCTGGCCACGCAGTCGGACGCATGATCGGCGCCGCGCGGCTCGCGGCGTTGATCCATGTCATCGCGGTCCTGCCGCCGGTTTCGGCGCTTGCCGAAAATCCTTTGCAAGGTCCCGTCACGCATGGCCTCGCGCTTTATGGCGACCCGGCGCTGCGCAAGGATTTCGATCATCTTCCCTATGCCAATCCCGAGGCGCCGAAAGGCGGGAGGCTGCGGCTCGGCCAGCGCGGCGGATTTGCGAGTCTCAATCCATTCAACGCGAGATTTGGGGACGCGCCGCAACTCATCATCGGCAATGTGCTGCAAAGTCTAATGGTGCGTTCGCAGGACGAACCCTATTCCTTCTATCCGCTGATCGCCGAATCCGTCGAAATCGACGAGGCGCGCGAACACGTCACATTTCACATCGACCCTCGGGCGCGCTTTTCCGACAAGACGCCCATCCTCGCGTCGGATGTTCTATTTTCCTTTGAATTGCTGAAGTCAAAAGGTCGGCCGAACCATCGCGCGATTTTTGCGTTGGTGAAGTCCGCCGTCGCGCTCGACGACCATACCGTGCGCTTCGATCTGACTGGCGTGAAGGATCGCGAAGCGCCGCTCATTCTCGCGGCGATGCCGGTTCTTTCGAAGAGAACCACGAAAGTTGAGCGCTTCGACGATCTCGATATGACGATTCCTCTCGGCTCAGGCCCTTATGTGATCTCGGAAGCGAAAGCTGGCGCGCGTCTGGTTCTCCGCCGCGACCCTGACTATTGGGCCCGCGACATACCCAGCCAACGGGGACTCTATAATTTCGACGAGATCGACATTGATTATTATCGCGACGGCGCGGCGCTGTTTGAGGCGCTGAAGGCGGGCCTCCTCGACTATCGCGAGGAGACGAGCGCCGCACGTTGGTCGACGGGCTATGATTTTCCCGCCGTTCGCAACGGCGCCATTGTGAAAGAAACCCTGCGGCCCGGACGCCCAACGGGAATGGAAGGCTTCGTCTTCAATCTGCGCAAGGGCATCTTCCGTGACGTGCGGCTGCGCGAAGCGATCGCCATGATGTATGACTTCGATTGGATCAACGCCAATTTCTACAGCGGACTATACGTCCGCACGGAAAGCTACTTCGGCGAATCGGATTATTCTTCGATTGGGCGTCCCGCAAGCGCGGCCGAGCGCGCTTTGCTTTCGAAGTTTCCCGGCGCCGTTCGCGACGATGTTCTTGAAGGCCGCTGGCGACCTGTTCAGCATGACGGTTCGGGCCGAGATCGCACGGTCGCGAAGCGCGCGCAAGCGCTTCTCGCCGAAGCGGGCTATGGCGTCGTCGATGGGCGTCTAGAGAAGAATGGCGTTCCTCTCGTCTTCGAGATCATGATCCGCGACCGCGACGAAGAGCGGCTTGCGCTCAATTTCGCCGCGGCGCTGAAGCGCATCGGGATCGAAGCCAATCCGCGCGTCTACGACGAAGTCCAATACCAGCGCCGGCGTCAGCGCTTCGAATATGACATGATGATCGGGCAATGGCTGGCGTACGCCGTTCCCGGCCAAGAGCAGATGCACCGGTGGAGCGCCGCGAGTCTCGACAAGGAAGACTCGCTCAATCTCGCAGGGGCGGCCTCGCCCGCGCTCGACGCCGCGATCGACGCTCTGCTCGCGTCCCGGATGAAGGCGGACAGCATTTCGGCGGCGCGTGCGCTCGATCGCGTATTGCTCTCCGGATTCTATTTCGTGCCTCTGCAGCACGTGAACGCCATCTGGTGCGCACACAGCGCCGCGATCCGCCATCCCGCCCACACGCCGCTTTTTCCGATGTTTCCTTATGGCTTCACCCTGGAGAACTGGTGGAGCGAGAAAGCTCGCCCTCGGTGA